The following coding sequences lie in one Mycobacterium sp. Z3061 genomic window:
- a CDS encoding serine/threonine-protein kinase: MQGTTFGRYQFIELLGRGGMGEVWRAYDTETQRVVAVKVLPANLANDPTFEQRFRREALAAAGLNDPHVVPIHHFGEIEGRLYVDMRLVVGRDLQAIIAEGPLEPERAVMIIEQIASALRAAHRIGLVHRDVKPSNILVTEDDFAYLIDFGIARAAGDSHMTGTGNVIGTWAYMAPERVTTGQTDPSGDTYALGCVLHECLTGSQPFPGNSLEQQIGGHLSLPPPRPSTIRRGIPEELDNVIATAMAKTPQQRYPTVTDMAAAAREAVTGTRPIPVRRPEPVQQRTQLAPPPKQPPPGPPRQHPPRRGGPGYVDPSQRRPPPEPQRRPPPEPSPYRQPSDPKLYRPPVEPGPQRPPTDPTQRRPNLDLNQPRHGNEEPTQFRLSGEPQLPAPQPPPSAETPPAKPGKKRRTPLILAGVGVLLVVIAVVAGIALSGGGKSGDNQAAGHSGTAEPSGAPDGGGPFTGTYTADFGPKLSLAGKEVANSEPPAKETWVLRSACTGSNNSGCVATAQRTDGPYNHIPKLVFDDVRGRWIAVALEGGNCNDKPIEKWNYVWLQPHADGTMVGEWITDSLDCYSKRSVTFTRVGDADLNSLPNPAEESARQTSPAEALHGFYHLLTTYTGAGAPKPQEADYNVDTICLRTGDRCLSRFVRNGSSGTQLLLFANNVWTRDDEYDASCPAGGTSHVRIKGTFPLPEPEQDPIMVLTGSGTKDESGSACKGGPYDMKFNRTGG, translated from the coding sequence GTGCAAGGTACGACATTCGGCCGCTACCAGTTCATCGAGTTGCTGGGCCGCGGCGGTATGGGCGAGGTGTGGCGTGCCTACGACACCGAGACCCAACGTGTCGTCGCGGTGAAAGTGCTGCCCGCCAACCTTGCCAACGACCCCACGTTCGAGCAGCGGTTTCGCCGGGAGGCGCTGGCGGCCGCGGGGCTCAACGACCCCCACGTGGTGCCGATCCACCATTTCGGCGAAATCGAAGGCCGCCTGTATGTCGACATGCGACTGGTCGTCGGCAGAGACCTGCAGGCCATCATCGCCGAGGGCCCGCTGGAACCCGAGCGCGCGGTCATGATCATCGAGCAGATCGCGTCGGCCCTGCGCGCCGCCCACCGGATCGGCCTGGTACACCGCGACGTCAAGCCGTCCAACATCCTGGTCACCGAGGACGACTTCGCGTACCTCATCGACTTCGGCATCGCCCGCGCCGCCGGGGACTCGCACATGACCGGTACCGGCAACGTCATCGGGACGTGGGCCTATATGGCCCCGGAACGCGTGACCACCGGCCAGACCGACCCCAGCGGGGACACCTACGCGCTGGGTTGCGTGCTGCACGAATGCCTGACCGGCAGCCAGCCGTTCCCCGGCAACAGCCTCGAACAGCAGATCGGCGGGCACCTCAGCCTGCCGCCGCCGCGGCCGTCCACCATCCGGCGCGGCATCCCCGAGGAACTCGACAACGTCATCGCCACGGCGATGGCCAAGACTCCCCAGCAGCGCTATCCGACGGTGACCGACATGGCCGCGGCCGCACGTGAAGCCGTCACCGGGACGCGCCCGATACCGGTGCGCCGGCCCGAACCCGTGCAGCAGCGCACCCAACTGGCGCCTCCGCCCAAGCAGCCGCCACCCGGTCCGCCGAGGCAGCACCCACCCCGGCGCGGCGGACCCGGGTATGTCGATCCCTCGCAGCGCCGCCCGCCCCCCGAGCCGCAGCGACGCCCGCCGCCGGAGCCGAGTCCCTACCGTCAGCCGTCGGATCCCAAGCTGTACCGGCCGCCCGTCGAGCCCGGCCCGCAACGCCCGCCCACCGACCCGACCCAGCGCCGGCCCAACCTGGACCTCAACCAGCCTCGGCACGGCAACGAAGAGCCGACCCAGTTCCGGTTGAGCGGCGAGCCGCAGCTACCCGCGCCCCAGCCGCCGCCATCGGCGGAAACCCCTCCCGCCAAACCCGGCAAGAAGCGCCGCACCCCGCTGATCCTCGCGGGCGTGGGCGTGTTGCTGGTGGTCATCGCCGTCGTCGCCGGAATCGCGCTGAGCGGTGGCGGCAAGAGCGGCGACAATCAGGCCGCCGGGCATTCCGGCACGGCAGAGCCCTCCGGCGCGCCGGACGGGGGCGGTCCGTTCACCGGCACATACACCGCCGACTTCGGCCCCAAGCTCTCCCTGGCGGGCAAAGAGGTGGCCAATTCCGAACCGCCGGCCAAAGAGACCTGGGTGCTGCGGTCGGCCTGCACCGGCAGCAACAACAGCGGTTGCGTCGCGACAGCGCAGCGCACCGACGGACCCTACAACCACATCCCGAAGCTGGTGTTCGACGACGTTCGCGGGCGCTGGATCGCGGTGGCACTCGAGGGCGGGAACTGCAACGACAAGCCGATCGAGAAGTGGAATTACGTGTGGCTGCAGCCTCATGCCGACGGCACCATGGTCGGCGAATGGATCACCGATTCCCTGGACTGCTACAGCAAGCGGTCGGTGACCTTCACCCGGGTCGGCGACGCCGATCTCAACAGCCTGCCCAACCCGGCTGAGGAGTCGGCCCGTCAAACCTCCCCGGCAGAGGCGCTGCACGGCTTCTACCACTTGTTGACGACCTACACCGGCGCCGGCGCGCCGAAGCCACAGGAAGCGGACTACAACGTCGACACCATCTGTCTGCGCACCGGTGATCGATGCCTGAGCCGGTTCGTCCGCAATGGCAGTAGCGGCACCCAACTGCTGTTGTTCGCCAACAATGTGTGGACGCGGGACGACGAGTACGACGCGTCCTGTCCGGCCGGGGGAACGTCGCACGTCAGGATCAAGGGCACGTTCCCGCTTCCGGAGCCGGAGCAAGACCCGATCATGGTGCTCACCGGCAGCGGCACCAAGGACGAGTCGGGAAGCGCATGCAAGGGCGGCCCCTACGACATGAAGTTCAACCGCACCGGGGGCTAG
- a CDS encoding patatin-like protein, translating to MPFDTPSPVTELTQELRLATTMTGGVSLAVWMAGVAREINLLAQASQWRREGGPFPAGSPLSKESTASLRLYASLLDLLDVIVDVDILSGTSAGGINAALLASSRVSGSDLGGLRDLWLGLGALTDLLRDPRDKYTPSLLYGDERMFSALATQIPKLATGPFPPAEFPGGARAPSTTLYVTTTLLTGEASRFTDSFGTLVQDVDRRGLFTFTESDLARPGTVTALALAARSSASFPIAFEPSYLPFNTGTPAHGKVPARPPMAPFTNITRPHWAADGGLLDNRPIDVLLKRIFDRPARRPVRRVLLFVVPSAGPAPDLVAEVAPDDVNEPPGLIDGLLKDLAAITTQSIAADLRAIRAHQDRMEARTDTKLRLAELAAALPHSSRLLTGRLLADYVAREATRLAQTLTDALLRQLGTWPPSHSDLAESIPKNWEPELAVGGDSDRACRRRIIDAIVSRWTLPDGQTLPHGPTDLARFGQPAHDLAKSCAIAVVLAAYQLARSDDDVANLAELTKGIHAAWPPPAPVELGVLVREVCTDATVRQGSLTDAAALIAAQYLHRITVPPVGWSNLGRVLFDSFDTLNRLASNGSATGDGASPLRTYLRYLDLADDADTTALALFDLAATQRAMLPAEADVEQSVELVQVSADSRSLLAPDWQTAQQKLTGMQFHHFGAFYKRSWRANDWMWGRLDGAGWLVHALLDPRRVRWMVGRRGGDNAQRGALRGGAAPSDHTGDNESGARWFLGRLKELGAPAFPKAGYRLPTVGEESERLTEDMLLAELSFLDDPSVDVPASLPRTSLWLAQTWQQRVLDEELDELAVAVTDPEPGERPDWSPATSRTWAKKVLAADPGPAKYALLNEDPVAAETFATDKGSPLMAHTVAKAAATASGAAGSVRQLPAVVKPPLATLRTVALGGYRVVSLTRGVAKWTLIAGAALLVLGTAAAIASASTVGALGLVAAGIGGYLLALGTWQFSTRLLFALLSVTLVGALLSLATPVVRGWLFGDATHPGWVGAHAYWLGTQWWHPLAVVGGLALSVTLVAVAKPSKPLRHSHNRAR from the coding sequence ATGCCATTCGACACACCGTCACCGGTCACCGAACTGACGCAGGAACTGCGCCTTGCCACCACCATGACCGGCGGGGTTAGCCTCGCCGTCTGGATGGCCGGCGTCGCCCGCGAGATCAACCTGCTCGCACAGGCGTCGCAGTGGCGCCGGGAGGGGGGCCCGTTCCCGGCCGGCAGCCCCCTGAGCAAGGAGTCGACCGCGTCGCTGCGGCTCTACGCGAGCCTTCTCGACCTGCTCGACGTGATCGTCGACGTAGACATCCTGTCCGGCACCAGCGCGGGTGGCATCAATGCGGCGCTGCTGGCGTCGTCCCGGGTGTCGGGGTCGGACCTGGGGGGATTGCGCGACCTCTGGCTCGGCCTCGGGGCCCTGACCGATCTGCTGCGCGACCCCCGCGACAAATACACCCCGTCGCTGCTGTACGGCGACGAGCGAATGTTCAGCGCACTGGCCACGCAGATCCCCAAGCTGGCGACGGGACCTTTTCCGCCGGCGGAGTTTCCCGGCGGCGCGCGTGCCCCGTCCACCACGCTGTATGTCACGACCACGCTGCTGACGGGCGAGGCCAGCCGATTCACCGACTCATTCGGCACGCTGGTCCAGGACGTCGACCGGCGCGGCCTGTTCACCTTCACCGAGAGCGACCTGGCCAGGCCCGGCACCGTTACGGCCCTGGCATTGGCCGCGCGCAGTTCGGCCTCGTTCCCCATCGCGTTCGAACCGTCGTACCTGCCCTTCAACACGGGCACGCCGGCCCACGGGAAGGTGCCGGCCCGTCCGCCGATGGCGCCGTTCACCAACATCACCCGGCCGCACTGGGCCGCCGACGGTGGTCTACTCGACAACCGGCCGATCGACGTGCTGCTCAAACGCATCTTCGATCGGCCTGCCCGTCGCCCGGTGCGCCGGGTGCTGCTGTTCGTGGTGCCATCGGCGGGCCCTGCGCCGGATCTGGTGGCCGAGGTGGCACCGGATGACGTCAACGAACCACCGGGTCTCATCGACGGCCTGCTGAAAGATCTGGCCGCCATCACCACCCAGTCGATCGCCGCCGACCTGCGCGCCATCCGGGCTCATCAGGATCGGATGGAAGCCCGCACCGACACCAAGCTGCGGCTGGCCGAACTGGCGGCTGCGCTGCCGCACAGTTCGCGGCTGCTCACCGGTCGGCTGCTCGCCGACTATGTGGCCCGGGAAGCCACCCGGCTCGCGCAGACGCTGACGGATGCGTTGCTGCGCCAGCTGGGTACGTGGCCGCCCTCCCATTCTGACCTCGCCGAAAGCATTCCAAAGAACTGGGAGCCCGAGCTCGCCGTCGGCGGCGACTCCGACCGGGCCTGCCGGCGCCGGATCATCGACGCGATCGTCAGTCGCTGGACCCTGCCGGATGGCCAGACCCTGCCGCACGGGCCGACCGATCTGGCCCGGTTCGGTCAACCCGCGCACGACCTGGCGAAGAGTTGCGCGATCGCCGTCGTACTCGCCGCCTATCAGCTGGCCCGCTCCGATGACGATGTCGCCAACCTGGCCGAGCTGACCAAGGGAATCCACGCGGCGTGGCCGCCCCCGGCGCCGGTTGAGCTCGGGGTGCTGGTGCGCGAGGTGTGCACCGACGCGACGGTGCGGCAAGGGTCGTTGACGGACGCCGCCGCGCTGATCGCCGCGCAATACCTGCACCGGATCACGGTGCCGCCAGTCGGCTGGAGCAATCTCGGCCGAGTTCTGTTCGACAGCTTTGACACCCTGAACAGGTTGGCGTCCAACGGTTCAGCCACCGGTGATGGGGCGAGTCCGCTGCGCACGTACCTGAGGTATCTGGACCTGGCCGACGACGCGGACACCACCGCGTTGGCGCTCTTCGACCTGGCCGCGACCCAGCGCGCGATGCTTCCGGCGGAGGCGGACGTCGAACAGTCCGTCGAGCTCGTGCAGGTGAGCGCCGACTCGCGCAGCCTGCTCGCGCCGGACTGGCAGACCGCGCAACAGAAGCTCACCGGTATGCAGTTCCACCATTTCGGCGCGTTCTACAAGCGGTCGTGGCGGGCCAATGACTGGATGTGGGGTCGCCTCGACGGCGCCGGCTGGCTGGTGCATGCGCTGCTGGACCCGCGCCGAGTGCGGTGGATGGTGGGTCGCCGCGGCGGCGACAATGCGCAACGCGGAGCGTTGCGAGGAGGAGCGGCGCCATCAGACCACACGGGAGATAACGAGTCGGGCGCACGGTGGTTCCTGGGTCGCCTCAAAGAGCTTGGTGCACCGGCCTTTCCGAAAGCCGGCTACCGGCTGCCGACGGTCGGTGAGGAATCGGAGCGGCTGACCGAGGACATGTTGCTCGCCGAACTGTCCTTCCTCGACGACCCGTCTGTGGACGTACCGGCCAGCCTGCCCCGGACATCGCTGTGGCTGGCGCAAACATGGCAGCAACGAGTCCTCGACGAGGAACTCGATGAACTGGCCGTCGCCGTCACCGACCCCGAACCGGGCGAACGGCCTGACTGGAGTCCGGCCACCTCGCGAACGTGGGCGAAGAAGGTGCTGGCCGCCGACCCCGGGCCGGCGAAATACGCTCTGCTGAACGAGGATCCGGTGGCGGCCGAGACCTTCGCCACCGACAAGGGTTCGCCGCTGATGGCGCACACGGTGGCCAAGGCGGCGGCGACCGCCTCCGGAGCCGCGGGTTCGGTCCGGCAACTGCCCGCAGTGGTAAAGCCACCGTTGGCCACCCTGCGGACGGTGGCACTCGGCGGGTACCGGGTAGTGTCGCTGACCCGCGGCGTGGCCAAATGGACGCTGATCGCCGGGGCTGCGCTGCTCGTGCTCGGCACGGCAGCCGCGATCGCGTCGGCCAGCACGGTCGGCGCGCTCGGACTCGTCGCGGCCGGCATCGGCGGCTACCTGCTGGCGCTGGGAACCTGGCAGTTCTCCACCCGACTGCTCTTCGCGCTGTTGTCGGTAACGCTGGTGGGCGCGCTACTTTCGCTGGCGACGCCGGTGGTGCGCGGCTGGCTTTTCGGCGATGCGACACATCCCGGCTGGGTAGGCGCCCACGCCTACTGGCTGGGCACGCAGTGGTGGCATCCGTTGGCCGTCGTGGGCGGGCTCGCGCTGAGTGTCACCCTGGTGGCCGTCGCGAAACCGTCAAAACCGTTGCGGCACAGCCATAATCGTGCCCGATAG
- a CDS encoding TDT family transporter, with product MPTPDDAPSAPSESHTRVEVLGNIGPNWFASVMGTGIVAIAGATLPVHVPGLRGFTTGVWVLAAALLAVLIVLVGGHWLRNPTVARTHARNPQMAHFYGAAPMALMTVGAGAVLVGGDLIGRRVAVDLDWVLWTAGTAGGLFTAVSIPFLMFTQLHVEPDAAFGGWLMPVVPPMVSAATGALLLPHMPPGTGRETMLYGCYAMFGLSLIASLNIIAMIWSRLVLYGTSGSARVPTLWIVLGPLGQSITAAGLLATAASTGAVDHQLAAAMNDFAVIFGVPVWGFAVLWIALATSLTVRTLRRGMPFALTWWSLTFPVGTFVTGTSQLAAHTHLPAFKVAAAVAYLGLLLTWILVTVRTARGSLRGNLLTLPPSSAPVKARKEDPITRPHPV from the coding sequence ATGCCCACCCCCGACGACGCGCCGTCGGCCCCGAGCGAATCGCACACGCGCGTCGAGGTCCTGGGCAATATCGGGCCCAACTGGTTCGCCTCGGTGATGGGCACCGGGATCGTCGCCATCGCCGGGGCCACGCTGCCCGTCCATGTACCCGGCCTGCGGGGGTTCACCACCGGTGTCTGGGTGCTCGCCGCCGCCCTGCTGGCGGTGCTGATCGTTCTGGTCGGTGGCCATTGGCTGCGTAACCCGACGGTGGCCCGCACCCATGCCCGCAATCCGCAGATGGCCCACTTCTACGGCGCGGCGCCCATGGCGTTGATGACCGTCGGAGCCGGCGCGGTGCTGGTGGGTGGGGACCTGATCGGCCGGCGGGTGGCCGTCGACCTCGACTGGGTGCTGTGGACGGCGGGCACGGCCGGCGGGTTGTTCACCGCCGTCAGCATCCCGTTCCTGATGTTCACCCAGCTGCACGTCGAACCGGACGCCGCGTTCGGCGGCTGGCTGATGCCGGTGGTGCCGCCGATGGTGTCGGCCGCGACGGGCGCACTGCTGCTGCCACACATGCCGCCGGGCACCGGCCGCGAAACCATGCTCTACGGCTGCTACGCGATGTTCGGCCTGTCCCTGATCGCATCGCTGAACATCATTGCAATGATCTGGAGCAGGCTGGTGCTGTACGGCACATCCGGCTCTGCGCGGGTGCCCACGCTGTGGATCGTGCTCGGGCCGCTGGGCCAATCCATCACTGCCGCAGGGCTTCTGGCGACGGCCGCGTCGACCGGTGCGGTCGATCATCAACTCGCGGCGGCGATGAACGACTTCGCCGTCATCTTCGGGGTGCCGGTGTGGGGGTTCGCGGTGCTGTGGATCGCGCTGGCCACCTCGCTGACGGTGCGCACCCTGCGGCGCGGGATGCCCTTCGCCCTGACGTGGTGGAGCCTGACTTTTCCGGTGGGTACCTTCGTCACCGGCACGTCCCAGCTCGCCGCGCACACCCACCTTCCGGCGTTCAAGGTCGCGGCCGCCGTCGCCTACCTGGGCCTGCTGCTGACCTGGATCCTGGTCACCGTCCGCACCGCGCGCGGCAGCCTGCGGGGCAACCTGCTCACCCTCCCGCCGAGCTCGGCACCGGTCAAAGCCCGCAAGGAAGACCCGATCACGCGCCCGCACCCCGTTTGA
- a CDS encoding alpha/beta hydrolase gives MSTEPESFATEGVGGLRIVADRQGDPAARAVVFLHGGGQTRRSWGRAAAAVARRGYQAVTVDLRGHGESDWSAEGDYRVTSFAADVVEVLRGLPPRPVLVGASLGGFTSMLLAGEIAPELAGAVVLVDIVPNMEQSGANRIHAFMSDRVESGFESLEEVADAIAEYNPHRPRPTDLDGLTTNLRRRGDRWYWHWDPQFISGTAAFPPFEVTDADRMHTAVAAILKNGLPMLLIRGQMSDLVSQERAEEFLERFPQVEFADVRGAGHMVAGDRNDIFAGAVLDFLGRHIGD, from the coding sequence ATGTCCACCGAACCGGAGTCGTTCGCCACCGAAGGAGTGGGCGGCCTCCGCATCGTCGCCGACCGCCAGGGTGATCCGGCCGCGCGCGCGGTGGTATTTCTGCACGGCGGTGGGCAAACCCGCCGATCCTGGGGCCGGGCCGCCGCGGCCGTTGCCAGGCGCGGGTATCAAGCTGTCACTGTCGATCTGCGTGGGCACGGCGAATCCGACTGGTCCGCCGAAGGTGATTATCGCGTGACCAGCTTCGCCGCCGATGTCGTGGAAGTGCTGCGCGGCCTGCCACCCCGGCCGGTGCTGGTGGGTGCCTCCCTCGGTGGCTTCACCTCGATGCTCCTGGCCGGCGAGATCGCGCCGGAACTGGCCGGCGCGGTCGTCCTCGTCGACATCGTGCCGAACATGGAGCAGTCGGGAGCCAACCGGATCCACGCCTTCATGTCCGACCGGGTGGAATCGGGGTTCGAGTCGCTCGAAGAGGTCGCCGACGCGATCGCCGAATACAACCCGCATCGGCCCCGCCCCACCGACCTGGACGGCCTGACCACCAACCTGCGGCGCCGCGGTGATCGCTGGTATTGGCACTGGGATCCGCAATTCATCAGCGGCACAGCGGCTTTCCCGCCGTTCGAGGTCACCGACGCCGACCGCATGCACACCGCAGTCGCGGCGATTCTGAAAAATGGCCTGCCGATGCTGTTGATTCGGGGACAGATGAGTGACCTGGTCAGTCAGGAACGCGCCGAGGAGTTCCTGGAGCGCTTCCCCCAGGTTGAGTTCGCCGACGTCCGCGGTGCCGGGCACATGGTCGCCGGCGACCGCAACGACATCTTCGCCGGAGCCGTGCTCGACTTCCTGGGGCGTCACATCGGCGACTGA
- a CDS encoding GAP family protein: MRRLLPVTGNWGSLLATLIPLALVIAVSPLTIIPAVLVLHSPRPRPTSLAFLGGWMLGLTALTAIFVAGSGLFAGLHKSPPSWASWLRVVLGSALILFGIYRWLTRHGHGEAPRWMRTFDTITPKRAGITALVLTVVRLEVSLLCLAGGLAIGTSGLGVGGKWFFAAVFIVLSGSTVAIPILGYAAAGDRLDQPLNRLKEWMQQNHAAMLAAVLVLIGLMVLYNGISALK; encoded by the coding sequence ATGCGAAGATTGCTGCCCGTGACAGGAAATTGGGGCTCCCTGCTGGCCACCCTCATTCCGCTGGCTCTGGTCATCGCAGTTTCTCCGTTGACGATCATCCCGGCGGTGCTGGTCTTGCACTCGCCGCGGCCACGGCCGACGAGCTTGGCGTTTCTCGGTGGCTGGATGCTGGGGCTGACCGCATTGACTGCGATCTTCGTGGCCGGATCCGGCTTATTCGCCGGCCTGCACAAGTCGCCCCCGTCGTGGGCGTCCTGGCTGCGCGTGGTCCTGGGTTCGGCGCTGATCCTGTTCGGCATCTACCGCTGGCTGACCCGTCACGGTCACGGCGAGGCGCCGCGGTGGATGCGGACGTTCGACACCATCACCCCGAAGCGGGCCGGCATCACGGCGCTGGTGCTCACGGTGGTCCGGCTCGAGGTGTCACTCCTGTGCCTGGCAGGCGGGCTGGCCATCGGCACCAGCGGGCTTGGTGTCGGAGGGAAATGGTTTTTCGCCGCGGTGTTCATCGTGCTGTCGGGTTCGACGGTCGCGATCCCCATCCTGGGTTATGCCGCCGCCGGCGACCGTCTGGATCAGCCGCTGAACCGCCTCAAGGAATGGATGCAGCAGAACCACGCGGCGATGCTCGCCGCTGTGCTGGTCCTGATCGGTTTGATGGTGCTCTACAACGGGATCAGTGCTCTGAAATAA
- a CDS encoding DUF2510 domain-containing protein, translating to MPTAPPAGWYFDPDGSQGQRYWDGERWTTHRRPKQPSGPRRSWGVLPAPVRVALPIVLVVALVGIGWALWSDPPRDDWAGLPSRLNCQTKEGPKPPDGITVSGVEAKHPRSSVLQLTIHFAKPLPPSPTGTPSTRFVGYVLTFSVANNGKKFAELGPEPDTDDLAVTSTLAAAGTDPRMRPDRDTNARRVAPDTIQVLLDLTRLGIDDQPVRPDLTLEAQFNTPSTTTVRFAAQQCRG from the coding sequence GTGCCGACTGCACCGCCGGCAGGCTGGTACTTCGATCCCGACGGTTCGCAGGGTCAGCGCTATTGGGACGGTGAGCGCTGGACGACGCACCGGCGGCCGAAGCAACCGTCCGGGCCGCGCCGAAGCTGGGGCGTCCTGCCCGCCCCGGTTCGGGTGGCGCTGCCGATTGTGTTGGTGGTGGCGCTGGTTGGCATCGGTTGGGCCCTGTGGTCCGACCCGCCGCGCGACGACTGGGCCGGTCTGCCGAGCCGGCTGAACTGCCAGACCAAAGAAGGGCCGAAACCGCCCGACGGAATCACGGTGTCCGGAGTCGAGGCGAAGCACCCCCGCAGCAGCGTGCTGCAGCTGACGATCCACTTCGCCAAACCGCTGCCGCCGTCGCCCACAGGAACGCCATCGACCAGGTTCGTCGGCTACGTCCTGACCTTCAGCGTCGCGAACAACGGGAAGAAGTTCGCCGAACTAGGTCCCGAGCCGGACACCGACGACCTGGCCGTCACCAGCACCCTCGCCGCTGCGGGGACCGACCCACGGATGCGGCCGGACCGGGACACCAATGCCCGCAGGGTGGCGCCGGACACGATCCAGGTTCTGCTCGACCTCACCCGCCTCGGTATCGACGACCAACCGGTGCGGCCCGACCTGACGCTCGAGGCACAGTTCAACACTCCGTCGACCACGACGGTGCGCTTCGCGGCACAGCAGTGCCGCGGCTGA
- a CDS encoding LppP/LprE family lipoprotein — protein sequence MVAEEVDPDWPPPVYDPSEGLDATKPAPRRTVWLVAAGVVLVCLGAVAVFVFGGGDRDPGAARSAPSSTPAPTTTGAGTPTGCGPDEPAALATALGQVPPDRKTGKPWDRNVSASNYNACADLSAIVVTVQDGTSSSPDLALMFHRGAFVGTATPRAYPFTELEGPASTNDTVVLTYRTQQSCSTCTDGVLTTVGFQWKGDKVQMLDPPPEALDSPP from the coding sequence ATGGTTGCTGAGGAGGTCGACCCGGACTGGCCGCCACCGGTGTACGACCCGTCCGAGGGCCTGGACGCCACCAAGCCTGCGCCGCGTCGCACCGTCTGGCTGGTCGCCGCGGGGGTGGTGCTGGTGTGCCTGGGCGCCGTGGCGGTGTTCGTGTTCGGAGGTGGCGATCGGGACCCCGGCGCGGCCAGATCGGCGCCATCCTCGACCCCGGCGCCCACCACCACCGGGGCCGGCACCCCGACCGGCTGCGGCCCGGACGAACCCGCGGCGCTGGCCACGGCGCTGGGGCAGGTTCCACCGGATCGCAAGACCGGCAAGCCGTGGGATCGCAACGTCTCGGCCAGCAACTACAACGCGTGCGCAGACCTGTCCGCGATCGTGGTGACGGTCCAGGACGGAACCAGCAGTTCGCCCGACCTCGCCCTGATGTTTCATCGGGGTGCCTTCGTCGGGACGGCCACCCCCCGGGCTTACCCGTTCACCGAGCTGGAGGGCCCGGCGTCCACCAACGACACCGTCGTGCTCACCTATCGCACCCAGCAGAGCTGCTCCACCTGCACCGACGGGGTCCTGACCACAGTCGGATTCCAGTGGAAGGGTGACAAAGTGCAGATGCTTGACCCGCCGCCGGAAGCGCTGGATTCACCGCCATAG
- a CDS encoding lipoprotein LpqH — protein sequence MTRAVVAGFIGVVMVVASCAGCSGDKSNTGSSGSSGPPPAPAGPKVVVDGQDQHVTGQVTCTPAGDNINIGIGDAAAGIGAVVSNANPPIVHAVGLGSVNGIVLGFSDAAPNQATSAGAAVKDKVYAIKGTASGVDMSNPQQPQSVTKPFEMSVTCP from the coding sequence GTGACGCGTGCAGTCGTGGCCGGCTTTATCGGCGTGGTGATGGTTGTCGCAAGTTGCGCCGGTTGTTCGGGCGACAAATCGAATACGGGGTCGTCCGGATCGTCAGGTCCGCCGCCGGCGCCGGCCGGTCCCAAAGTCGTCGTCGACGGTCAGGACCAGCACGTCACCGGCCAGGTGACCTGCACGCCCGCCGGCGACAACATCAACATCGGGATCGGGGACGCCGCAGCCGGGATCGGCGCCGTCGTCAGCAACGCCAATCCGCCGATCGTGCACGCGGTCGGGCTGGGCAGCGTCAACGGCATCGTGCTCGGCTTCTCCGACGCCGCGCCGAATCAGGCCACCAGCGCCGGGGCGGCGGTGAAGGACAAGGTCTACGCGATCAAGGGCACCGCTTCGGGCGTCGACATGAGCAACCCGCAGCAACCTCAATCGGTTACCAAACCATTCGAGATGAGCGTGACCTGCCCTTAA